GTTTGATCCTATGTTTATTGAAGAACCGGTGCTTTGTGAAAATATGGAGGAGTTCCCGGAGATAGCGAGAGCCTGTAATATACCGATTGCAACCGGGGAACGGCTGTTTTCCAGGTATGATTTTAAACGTCTTTTAAAGATTGGCGGCGTGGATATCATCCAGCCGGACTTATCACATGCAGGAGGCATCACGGAAGTGAAAAAGATAGCCAGTATGGCGGAGGCTTATGATGTGGCGCTGGCGCCCCATTGCCCGCTCGGGCCGATCGCGCTGGGGGCATGTCTGCAGGTGGATGCAACCTCCTACAATGCGGTGATCCAGGAGCAGAGTATGGGGATTCACTATAATGTAGGCAAGACGGTGCTTGATTATGTCACAAATAAGGATGACTTTGCATTTGAAAACGGTTTTGTAAAAATGCCATGTAAACCAGGGATTGGAGTGGAGATGAATAAGGCGCTTGTGATAGAAGAGAACAGGACGCCTCATTCCTGGAAGAACCCGGTGTGGAGACACAGCGATGGTTCTGTTGCAGAGTGGTGATGATTGTTTGTTGTATTGGAGGGCAGGAGATTGAAAACATTTGAACGTATCAATTCAGTGATCATCAATATCATTGAAAAATTCCTTATTATGATAGGGAGCATACTTACCATCACCGTCCTGGTGAACGTGTTTATGAGATATTTTTTTCGTTCGACGATTCCGTGGGCGGAGGAGCTGTCCAGGTTTTTGTTCATTTGGGTGACGTTTGTCGGAGTGGTGATCGCAAATGACCGGTCGGAGCATATGAGGCTGGATTTCATTGTGCACATGCTGCCGGAAAAAGTCAGAAAGCTGGTGGAACTCCTTGCGTATGCGATTTCCATATTCCTGCTGGCAATGCTGGTTCAGGGCGGGATCAAATACTCAATGACGCAGTGGGACTGGAGATCGTCGGCTCTGGGCGTACGGCATGGCCTGGTTTATGCCATAGCTCCCATCAGCCTGTGCTATATGATGCTGCAGTTTTTATCACGGTTTATAAGCGGTGTGCAGGAAATGCTGGGAAAGGATGGTGAGAGATCGTGATTTGGATATTTTTATTCAGCTTATTTACATTGATTTTGATCGGGGTTCCGGTTGCGCTGTCCCTTATCGGCACGGCTGTATGCATGATGCTGGCACAGGGGAATATGACGACGTTAAAACTGGCCCAGAGCTTTATTATCGGTTGTGACAGTGTTCCGCTTCTGGCGATCCCGTTTTTCATGCTTGCGGGAGAGATCATGAACGAAGGCGGGATATCCAAGCGGATCGTCGGCTTTGCCAATGCGCTTCTTGGGCATTTTAAAGGCGGCCTGGGTTATGTGGGGATTCTGGCCAGCATGGTATTTGCCGGAATATCCGGCAGTGCAGTAGCAGACACCACGGCTGTCGGCAGCGTGGTGCTTCCGATCATGGAACAGAGTGGGTATAACAAGGAGAAAAGCACGAGCGTAATATGTGCGGCAGGCTGTATCGGACCGATCATCCCACCCAGCACGCAGATGATCATCTATGCTGTGATCGGAGAGGTCTCCGTTGTCAAGATGTTCCTCGGCGGTATGGTTCCAGGCATCCTCATCGGGCTTGGCCTTATGGTTGCATGGTTTATCAATATGAGAAAAGCGGATTATCCGGTGGGGAGGAGATCTACGGCCAAAGAAGTTGCGGTTGCATTTAAAAATGCTATTTGGGCAGTGCTGCTGCCGGTATTTATTGTGGGCTGCATTATCACTGGTGTGGCGACCGCCACGGAGACTGCGGCGCTTGCAGTGCTGTATGCGCTGATTGTAGCGCTGTTTGTCTATCGGGAGATGAAGCCCGGTTCTCTGCCCCGGATCATAGCGAAAGCATGCAGGGGCACGGCGGTGATGATGATGGTGGTCGGCGCGGCCAATGTTGCGGCATATCTGATCACAACAGCCAATATCCCGCAGCTTTTGGCGGATCTTATCCTGTCCTTTACGGATAACGCCTATGTCTTTATGCTGCTGGTCAATGTTCTCCTGATCCTTGTGGGCTGTGTGATGGACAGCGGTCCGGCGATTATGATCCTGGCCCCGATCCTGATCCCGATCGCCAAGTCCTTTGGGCTTGATCCGATCTATCTTGGCGTGGTGATGGTCTGCAACCTTTGCATCGGT
This portion of the Clostridium sp. AN503 genome encodes:
- a CDS encoding TRAP transporter small permease, with amino-acid sequence MKTFERINSVIINIIEKFLIMIGSILTITVLVNVFMRYFFRSTIPWAEELSRFLFIWVTFVGVVIANDRSEHMRLDFIVHMLPEKVRKLVELLAYAISIFLLAMLVQGGIKYSMTQWDWRSSALGVRHGLVYAIAPISLCYMMLQFLSRFISGVQEMLGKDGERS
- a CDS encoding TRAP transporter large permease gives rise to the protein MIWIFLFSLFTLILIGVPVALSLIGTAVCMMLAQGNMTTLKLAQSFIIGCDSVPLLAIPFFMLAGEIMNEGGISKRIVGFANALLGHFKGGLGYVGILASMVFAGISGSAVADTTAVGSVVLPIMEQSGYNKEKSTSVICAAGCIGPIIPPSTQMIIYAVIGEVSVVKMFLGGMVPGILIGLGLMVAWFINMRKADYPVGRRSTAKEVAVAFKNAIWAVLLPVFIVGCIITGVATATETAALAVLYALIVALFVYREMKPGSLPRIIAKACRGTAVMMMVVGAANVAAYLITTANIPQLLADLILSFTDNAYVFMLLVNVLLILVGCVMDSGPAIMILAPILIPIAKSFGLDPIYLGVVMVCNLCIGLATPPVGNVLYVGVGLGKVKLVDLIKNIWPFLAVMFAILFMITYMPALIMYVPTHFG